One window from the genome of Numida meleagris isolate 19003 breed g44 Domestic line chromosome 24, NumMel1.0, whole genome shotgun sequence encodes:
- the ASH1L gene encoding histone-lysine N-methyltransferase ASH1L isoform X2: MDPRNTAMLGLGSDSEGFSGKSPSLVNIGPLVGKGEAELESCTKEEEDGEKNREGNGAENGKKEALADAQQQFSVKETNFSEGNLKLKIGLQAKRTKKPPKNLENYVCRPAIKTSIKQPRRPPKSGKMTEEKNEHCPSKQDPSKSYKKAGEVTTVELHVEEGTLPTQDKPSQRQSESTNCSPSRKRSTSESTSSTVIGVPTRGTRLTAAGDDSVDSLLQRMAQHEGQATLDKSIEAVIANVSVPPSASPARNHNRERGLGKQDGLVAPAIPSSSCSDSISLLSDRLPSSYSPHHLKRSVVEAMQRQARKMCNYNKILATKKNLDHVNKILKAKKLQRQSRTGNNFVKRRPGRPRKYPMQAVVSMQAFQAARLVSQELDKREESSSPLHLGPDTITDVIEAVVQSVNLNPDHRKGWKRKRWLAEEQARKRQKSLLEDEQESTKSFPEAPPEPPSPQDAPGKPPESENTEQQPLPSLPQREKKAPRPPKKKYQKAGLYSDVYKTADPKSRLIQLKKEKLEYTPGEHEHGLFPAPIHVGKYLRQKRIDFQLPYDILWQWKHNQLYKKPDVPLYKKIRSNVYVDVKPLSGYEATTCNCKKPDDDSGKGCMEDCLNRMIFAECSPNTCPCGEQCCNQRIQRHEWVQCLERFRAEEKGWGIRTKEPLKAGQFIIEYLGEVVSEQEFRNRMIEQYHNHSDHYCLNLDSGMVIDSYRMGNEARFINHSCNPNCEMQKWSVNGVYRIGLYALKDMPAGTELTYDYNFHSFNVEKQQLCKCGFDKCRGIIGGKSQRVNGLPSKSSQPVSSHRRTGRSKEKRKSKHKLKKRRGHMPEEPSESVNTPTRLTPQLQMKPMSNRERNFVLKHHVFLVRNWEKIRQKQEEVKQVSDNMHTASLYSRWNGICRDDGNIKSDVFMTQFSALQTARSVRTRRLAAAEENIEVARAARLAQIFKEICDSIIAYKDSSRQALAAPLLNLPPKKKNADYYEKISDPLDLATIEKQILTGYYKTVEAFDGDMLKVFRNAEKYYGRKSPTGRDVCRLRKAYYNARHEASAQIDEIVGETASEADSSETSVCEKENGHEKDEDVIRCICGLYKDEGLMIQCEKCMVWQHCDCMGVNSDVEHYLCEQCEPRAVNREVPMIPRPHYAQPGCVYYICLLRDDLLLRQGDCVYLMRDSRRTPDGHPVRQSYRLLSHINREKLDIFRIEKLWKNEKEERFAFGHHYFRPHETHHSPSRKFYHNELFRVPLYEIIPLEAVVGTCCVLDLYTYCKGRPKGVKEQDVYICDYRLDKSAHLFYKIHRNRYPVCTKPYAFDHFPKKLTPKRDFSPHYVPDNYKRNGGRSSWKSDRAKQQIKDLNQEEESLPLIEDVLGNQEQTASEVPSLEEPEKEAVSNETSETEKKAEEGNSDTRQLCTPEERRHLQRERLNQILLNLLEKIPGKNAIDVTYLLEEGSGRKLRRRTLTIPDSSFRK; the protein is encoded by the exons AAGGAGGCTCTGGCTGatgcacagcagcagttttcagtgaaagaaacaaacttttCGGAGGGAAACTTGAAACTGAAGATTGGTCTCCAAGCAAAGAGAACGAAAAAGCCTCCTAAGAACCTTGAGAATTATGTGTGCCGGCCTGCGATAAAAACCAGCATCAAGCAACCACGACGGCCACCAAAGAGTGGGAAGATGACAGAGGAGAAGAATGAGCACTGTCCTTCAAAACAA GACCCTTCAAAGTCgtacaagaaagctggagaagtTACAACCGTTGAATTACATGTGGAAGAAG GCACTCTGCCAACACAGGACAAACCTTCCCAGAGGCAGTCAGAGAGCACAAATTGCAGCCCTTCCAGAAAGAGATCAACATCTGAGAGCACATCTTCTACAG TGATTGGAGTACCGACGCGGGGGACGAGGCTGACGGCTGCTGGCGATGATTCCGTGGACAGCTTACTGCAGCGCATGGCGCAGCACGAGGGCCAGGCTACTTTGGACAAAAGCATAGAAGCAGTCATTGCAAATGTGTCCGTTCCGCCGTCAGCTAGTCCTGCTCGAAACCACAACAGGGAGAGAGGTCTGGGAAAACAGGACGGCCTCGTTGCTCCAGCAATTCcaagcagctcctgcagtgaCAGTATCTCGCTTCTGTCCGACAGATTACCGAGCAGCTATTCCCCACATCATCTCAAGAGAAGTGTGGTTGAAGCCATGCAGCGACAAGCTAGAAAAATGTGCAATTATAACAAGATCTtggcaacaaaaaaaaatcttgaccACGTCAATAAAATTCTGAAAGCCAAAAAGCTGCAAAGGCAGTCGCGGACAGGGAATAATTTTGTGAAGCGCAGGCCAGGTAGGCCCCGGAAATACCCAATGCAGGCTGTTGTCTCCATGCAGGCCTTCCAGGCAGCTCGGCTGGTCAGTCAGGAGTTAGAtaagagggaagaaagcagcagtcCTTTACACCTCGGACCTGATACCATCACAGATGTGATTGAAGCTGTGGTGCAGAGCGTAAACTTGAATCCGGATCACCGAAAaggctggaagagaaagaggtgGCTGGCGGAGGAACAGGCCAGGAAACGACAGAAATCTCTACTAGAAGATGAACAGGAGAGCACTAAGAG ttttcctGAGGCTCCACCTGAACCGCCCAGTCCGCAGGATGCCCCTGGGAAACCACCGGAATCTGAGAACACCGAGCAGCAGCCtttgccttctcttccccagcgTGAGAAGAAAGCCCCCCGGCCCCCCAAGAAGAAGTACCAGAAGGCAGGGCTCTACTCCGACGTGTACAAAACAGCAGA CCCGAAGAGCCGCCTCATCcagctgaagaaagagaagctgGAGTACACTCCTGGAGAGCACGAGCACGGATTGTTTCCAGCCCCGATTCACGTCG GAAAGTATCTCAGACAAAAGAGAATTGACTTCCAGCTGCCTTACGACATCCTCTGGCAGTGGAAACACAATCAG ctcTATAAAAAGCCAGATGTCCCACTTTACAAAAAAATCCGCTCCA ACGTCTATGTGGATGTCAAACCCCTGTCTGGCTACGAAGCCACCACCTGCAACTGTAAGAAACCGGACGATGACAGCGGGAAGGGCTGCATGGAGGATTGCCTGAACAG gatgATCTTTGCTGAGTGTTCGCCGAACACCTGCCCTTGTGGCGAGCAGTGTTGTAACCAGCGGATCCAGAGGCACGAATGGGTGCAGTGCCTGGAAAGGTTCCGGGCTGAGGAGAAGGGCTGGGGTATTCGTACCAAAGAGCCCCTGAAAGCAGGACAGTTCATCATCGAATATCTGGGAGAAGTTGTTAGCGAGCAGGAGTTCAG GAACCGGATGATTGAACAGTACCATAACCACAGCGATCATTACTGCCTGAATTTAGACAGTGGAATGGTGATAGATAGTTACCGTATGGGCAATGAGGCTCGTTTTATCAACCACAGCTGTAACCCTAACTGTGAGATGCAGAAAtg gtCTGTTAATGGCGTTTACCGGATTGGATTGTATGCACTTAAAGACATGCCTGCTGGTACTGAGCTGACGTACGACTACAACTTTCACTCCTTTAACGTTGAGAAGCAG CAACTCTGCAAGTGCGGGTTTGACAAATGCAGAGGAATCATTGGGGGTAAAAGTCAGCGAGTGAACGGACTTCCAAGCAAAAGCAGCCAGCCTGTGAGCAGCCACAGGAGGACGGGGCGGTcgaaagagaaaaggaagtctAAGCACAAACTAAAGAAGAGA AGGGGCCACATGCCGGAGGAACCCAGCGAAAGCGTGAACACACCGACCAGGCTGACCCCCCAGCTTCAGATGAAGCCCATGTCCAACAGAGAGAG GAATTTTGTGTTAAAACACCATGTGTTTTTGGTACGAAACTGGGAAAAGATTCGACAAAAGCAAGAGGAAGTGAAGCAAGTCAGCGATAACATGCACACGGCGTCGTTGTACAGCCGCTGGAATGGGATCTGCCGGGATGATGGCAACATCAAATCTG ATGTCTTCATGACCCAGTTCTCAGCCCTTCAGACCGCCCGCTCGGTCAGAACGCGGCGCTTGGCTGCAGCGGAGGAGAACATCGAAGTGGCTCGCGCTGCCCGCCTGGCACAGATCTTCAAGGAGATATGTGACAGCATCATAGCCTATAAAG ATTCCTCCAGGCAGGCTCTTGCAGCTCCCCTCCTGAACCTGCCCCCAAAGAAGAA aaatgcagactATTATGAAAAAATCTCTGACCCCCTGGACCTCGCCACCATTGAGAAACAGATCTTGACTGGCTACTACAAAACTGTGGAAGCTTTTGATGGGGACATGCTGAAGGTCTTCAGGAACGCGGAG aaatattaTGGCCGAAAGTCTCCGACGGGCCGTGATGTGTGCCGGCTGCGGAAGGCCTATTACAACGCCCGCCACGAGGCCTCTGCCCAGATCGATGAAATCGTGGGAGAGACGGCGAGCGAGGCTGACAGCAGCGAGACGTCTGTCTGCGAGAAGGAGAACGGGCACGAGAAGGACGAGGATGTCATCCGCTGCATCTGCGGCCTTTACAAAGATGAAGGACTCATGATCCAGTGTGAAAAGTGCATG GTGTGGCAGCACTGCGACTGCATGGGTGTGAATTCTGACGTCGAACACTACCTGTGTGAGCAGTGTGAACCTCGGGCTGTGAACAGG gagGTTCCCATGATCCCCCGGCCCCATTACGCCCAGCCTGGCTGCGTGTACTACATCTGCTTGTTGCGGGACGACCTGCTGCTGCGCCAGG GTGATTGCGTTTACCTGATGAGAGACAGCCGCAGGACTCCAGACGGGCACCCGGTGCGGCAGTCCTACCGCCTGCTGTCCCACATCAACAGGGAGAAACTCGACATCTTCCGCATTGAGAAACTCTGGAAAAATGAGAA GGAGGAACGCTTTGCATTTGGTCACCATTATTTCCGTCCGCATGAAACGCATCATTCCCCTTCTCGGAAGTTCTATCACAACGAGCTGTTCCGGGTGCCCCTGTATGAGATTATCCCCTTGGAGGCTGTGGTGGGAACGTGCTGCGTTCTTGACCTGTACACCTACTGCAAAG GGAGGCCGAAGGGCGTGAAGGAGCAGGACGTGTATATCTGCGATTACCGCCTCGACAAATCCGCTCATCTCTTCTACAAGATCCACCGGAATCGCTACCCCGTCTGCACCAAGCCCTACGCCTTCGACCACTTCCCCAAGAAACTCACTCCCAAGAGGGACTTCTCC CCCCATTACGTTCCAGACAACTACAAGAGGAACGGAGGCAG GTCGTCCTGGAAATCGGATCGCGCCAAGCAGCAGATCAAAGACTTAAACCAAGAAGAGGAGTCTCTCCCGCTCATCGAGGACGTGTTAGGGAACCAGGAGCAAACTGCGAGCGAGGTCCCCAGCCTGGAGGAGCCGGAGAAAGAGGCGGTCTCCAACGAGACctctgaaacagagaagaaagcagaggaaggcaATTCTGACACGAGGCAGCTGTGCACGCCGGAGGAGAGGCGGCACCTCCAGAGAGAGAGACTCAACCAAATCCTGCTCAACCTCTTAGAGAAAATCCCAGGGAAAAACG CTATTGATGTCACGTATTTGCTGGAGGAAGGATCAGGAAGAAAACTGAGGAGACGCACTCTCACCATCCCGGATAGCAGCTTCAGGAAGTGA